The nucleotide window CGCCGATGATGGCGAGGATCGTGTGCTGGCGCTTCGTCTTGAGGAAGATCTCCAGCACGTTGGCCCGGATATGGCTGTTCTCGCGCGAAGCATTGACCGCGCCGAGAATGTAGAGCCAGAGCGTCGGATACATCATCGTTTCCTCCAGCCCCATCACCGGAACCTGGAAGACGTAACGCGTCAGAGCCTGAGCAAACTGACCGAGCGCCACGATGCATATCAGCGTGGTCAGAAGGTATTTCGCAAACCGATCCAAGGCACTCCCCCCTCTCATGGCGCTCTTGCGAGCCCCACAGCAACCTCCATTGCAGTTGCCATTGTCGGATCTGCTATGGCATAAAATCAAATTAGAATTACTGCTATATCGATAAAGTCGATCTATGGGACGGACATGAACCTGTCATTCCGCCAGTTGCAGACATTCGTGGAGGTGATGCGCACGGGCTCGGTCTCCGAGGCCGGCCGCTCCCTCGGGCGGACCCAGCCGGCGGTGAGCGCCATGATTTCGGGACTGGAGCGGGAAATCGGCTTTCCCCTGTTCGAGCGCGAGCGCGGGCGGCTGGTCGCCCGCCCCGAGGCCCACTACTTCCTGGAGGAAGCGGAATTCGTGCTGGAGCGCCTGTCGCACTCGGCGCGCACGCTGCAGGAAATCGGCAATCTGGAAAAGGGCAAGCTCAGGATCGCCTGCAATCCGGCCGCATCCGGCTTCTTCATGCCCAAGGTGGTGGCAGGGTTCCTGCGCGGCCGGCCGCAGATCGAGGTGTCGCTGATGATGCAGTCCTCGGTGGTCATCACCGACTGGATCGCCTCGCAGCAATACGACATCGGCCTTGCCGAGACGTCCGAGCCGCGCCGCACGATCCGCTCGCAGGACTTCGCCTTTCCCGGACTTTGCGCGATGCCCGCGGACGATCCGCTCGCCGAACGCGAGGTGATCACCCCGGCCGACCTCCACGGCCGGCCGCTCGCCATGCTGTATGACGAGCACATCACCGCGGTGCAGACCTGCCGCGCCTTTCGCGATGCGGGCGCGCAGCTCAACCGCCGCTTCGAGCTGCGCACCTTCCTGCCGGCGCTGCAGCTCGTCTCCGAAGGACTGTGCTGCACCATCTGCGACAGCTTCACCGCCATCAGCCACGAGGAAACGTTCGGGACGTCGAGCCGCATCGTCTTTCGCCCGTTCGCGCCAGACCTTTACCTCAACCTGTCGCTGATGACGCCCGCCAACCGGCCGCTCTCCATGCTGGTGCAGGAGTTTGCCGCAGAGCTGGCCGACCAGCTGGCCGAGCTTGCCGCAAGGCGGGACTGGTAGTGCTGCCGGGCGCTGGAAGAGCGGGCCGGAGCGATGGGAGCGGAAAATCTCCCCCGGCACGTGGGGCCATCACGGCCGGGGGAAGCCATGGCCAGGGGAAGCCACGGCCGGGAAAGCGGACCGTCAGGCCCCCTCCCCCTTTTGGGCAGCGGCGGCAAGACGTGCCGGCCGGATCCGCAGGAACCACACGAACGCCGCCGTCATCAAGAGCAGGATGACGCTTGCCGGGCTGCGCAGGAAGATCGTCGGATCGCCTTCCGAGACGATCAGCGACCGGCGCAGGAACTCCTCGAAATAGGGCCCGAGGATCACGCCCATCAGCGCGGGGACGACCGGATAGCCGAAGCGGCGCAGGAAATAGGCGAGCACGCCGATGGCCAGCGCCATCCACATCTGGAAGATCGAGAAGGACGAGGCATAGACCCCGACCAGCGAGATCAGGCCGATGAAGGCATAGAGGAAGCCGCGATTGATCTGCGACAGCCGCAGATAGACCGGGCCGAAGGCCAGCACCGACAGGAACACGAAGATCGAGGCGACGAAGAGCGCGGCGAACATCGGCGCGATCAGCGGGAAGTTCGCCCCCAGCAAGGCCGGCCCCGGCACCAGGCCGTGGATCAGCAGCACGCCGAAGATGATCGCGGTCACTGCATCGCCCGGAATGCCCATGGTCAGCAGCGGAATGACCGCGCCGCCGCACATGGCATTGTTGGCGCTCTCTGAAGCTGCAAGCCCCTCGTAGGAGCCCTTGCCGTATTGCTCGGGATGCTTCGATCCGCGCTTGGCATCCGCATAGGCGATGAAGGATGCCATCGACGCGCCGCCGCCCGGCAGCATGCCGATCACCACGCCGATGACCGAACTCTTCACCGAGTTCCACACGCCGATCTGGCGCAGCTGCTCGCGGCGGGGAATGAAGTCGCGGCGGCGCGGCCGCACCACCTGCGCTGCGGACACGCCCTGCACCAGCTTGGCCGGAATGCCGGACTGGGCGATCATCTCGCAGATGGCGAAGAGGCCGATCACCGCCGGCAGCAGACCGACGCCCTCGATCAGGTGGTAGCTGCCGAAATCGAAGCGGCCGACCGGCGCCATCGGGTCCATGCCGACGGTCGAGATCATCAGGCCGATGGCCATGGCCACCGCCGACTTCAGCAGCGATCCTTGCGAGACGATGGTCACCGTGACGACGGCCAGCAGCACCAGCGAGAACTTGTCCGGCGTGCGGAACAGCAGCGCAAGGCTGCTGACCGGCTGGGCCAGCGAGATCAGCACCACGGTGCCGATGAGGCCGCCGATGGCGGAGGACAGCGCGCTGACGCCCAGCGCCTGAACGCCCTCGCCGCGCTTCATCAGCGCATTGCCCTCGATCGTGGTGATCGCGCCCGACGGGGCGCCGGGGATGTTCAGCGTGATGCCGGTGATCGAGCCGGCATAGATGCCGGCCATGTAGATGCCCGCCACCATGACCAGTGCATCGGCCACCTTCATCCCGAAGGTGAAGGGCAGCAGGAGGGCGATGGCCAGCGTCGCGGTGAGGCCGGGAATGGCACCGAAGACGATGCCGAGGAGAAAACCGCCGATGAGATAGAGGAAGGTTACGGGGTCGGTGAGCGCGAGAAAACCGTCGGCAAGCTGTCCAAACATCTCACAACTCCCACATCGGCAGGTAGAGCCCGAACAGCTTCACGAAGAACAGCCAGCCGAACACCGTGATCACGGCGGAGGTCGCGAGGGCAAAGAGGACCGACCGGCCCCAGCTGCCGCTTTGCTCGTAATTGAAGAACAGGGCGATCGCGAAGGTGTAGAGCGCGGCGGCGACGATGTAGCCGGCATAGAAGAAGACGATCACGAACAGGCTGATCAGGGCGATGGCCGCCAGCGGACCGACGATGCCGAGCCGCGGGATCGCGCTGAGGGCGCTCTCGACCTCCGGTGCCGGCTCGGGGCTGCGGAACTCGTTGGCCAGGATCTTCAGGACCGCCAGATAGACGAAGCCGCACAGCAGCATCGGCATGAAGGCCGGGCCCGGTTCGCCCGTCGCAAAGGGAAGCGGCATGGCCAGCAGCTGGCTGGCATAGACCGTATTCATTCCGAGCAGGACAAATGCAAACAGCACCTGCCCCGTGACACGTCGCGTCATTGGCATACCCTCCTGCGCCGGCACGGCGCAGCCCCCAGGCCGATCAGGAACGCAAATCGGGCGGGGCACCTTAGCCCCGCCCGCATGAGCCTTACTTCTGCAGCAGGCCGTCGGCGATCAGCTGGTCGATCAGCGCGAACGCCTTCTTCTGCGACTGCTCGACATAGGCCGCGGTCTCTTCCGCGTTCATCCACACGGCGCCCATGCCGGTCTCCTTGGCGGTCGCCTGGAACTCCGGCATCTCGAAGACGGCGGCAAAGCCTTCCTCGAGGGTCTTGCGCATCGCCGGGTCCACCTCGGCCTGGGTGCCGACCAGGCGGAAGCCGCCCCAGACGACGTCGTAGCC belongs to Stappia indica and includes:
- a CDS encoding LysR substrate-binding domain-containing protein, which produces MNLSFRQLQTFVEVMRTGSVSEAGRSLGRTQPAVSAMISGLEREIGFPLFERERGRLVARPEAHYFLEEAEFVLERLSHSARTLQEIGNLEKGKLRIACNPAASGFFMPKVVAGFLRGRPQIEVSLMMQSSVVITDWIASQQYDIGLAETSEPRRTIRSQDFAFPGLCAMPADDPLAEREVITPADLHGRPLAMLYDEHITAVQTCRAFRDAGAQLNRRFELRTFLPALQLVSEGLCCTICDSFTAISHEETFGTSSRIVFRPFAPDLYLNLSLMTPANRPLSMLVQEFAAELADQLAELAARRDW
- a CDS encoding tripartite tricarboxylate transporter permease, which encodes MFGQLADGFLALTDPVTFLYLIGGFLLGIVFGAIPGLTATLAIALLLPFTFGMKVADALVMVAGIYMAGIYAGSITGITLNIPGAPSGAITTIEGNALMKRGEGVQALGVSALSSAIGGLIGTVVLISLAQPVSSLALLFRTPDKFSLVLLAVVTVTIVSQGSLLKSAVAMAIGLMISTVGMDPMAPVGRFDFGSYHLIEGVGLLPAVIGLFAICEMIAQSGIPAKLVQGVSAAQVVRPRRRDFIPRREQLRQIGVWNSVKSSVIGVVIGMLPGGGASMASFIAYADAKRGSKHPEQYGKGSYEGLAASESANNAMCGGAVIPLLTMGIPGDAVTAIIFGVLLIHGLVPGPALLGANFPLIAPMFAALFVASIFVFLSVLAFGPVYLRLSQINRGFLYAFIGLISLVGVYASSFSIFQMWMALAIGVLAYFLRRFGYPVVPALMGVILGPYFEEFLRRSLIVSEGDPTIFLRSPASVILLLMTAAFVWFLRIRPARLAAAAQKGEGA
- a CDS encoding tripartite tricarboxylate transporter TctB family protein, with translation MTRRVTGQVLFAFVLLGMNTVYASQLLAMPLPFATGEPGPAFMPMLLCGFVYLAVLKILANEFRSPEPAPEVESALSAIPRLGIVGPLAAIALISLFVIVFFYAGYIVAAALYTFAIALFFNYEQSGSWGRSVLFALATSAVITVFGWLFFVKLFGLYLPMWEL